CTCCTCGGGCCGGTCGGGGTCGATCAGGTAGCCGACGTGGAAGTTGCCGTCGCCGACGTGGCCGACGATGAAGTAGGGCAGGCCGCTGGCGTCCGCCTCCTGCACCGTTTGGCCGATGCAGTCGGCCAGACGCGAGATCGGCACGCAGGCGTCGGTGGTGACCGCGCGGCAGCCCGGGCGCATCTGCAGCGCGGCGAAGTAGGCGTGGTGCCGGGCCGTCCACAGGCGGGTGCGGTCCTCCGGCGTGGTCGCCCAGTCGAAGTCCTCGCCGCCCTCGTCCATGGCCAGCGCCTGCACCGCCGCCGCCTGCTCCTGAACGCCGGCCGGGCTGCCGTGGAACTCCATCAGCAGCAGCGGCGTCTCGCGCAGCGCCAGCTTGTCGTGCCGGTTGACGGCGCGCACCGCGTGCGCGTCCAGCAGTTCGCAGCGGGCGATGGGGATGCCGTGCTGGATGATGCGGATGGTGGTCTGCACCGCCTGGTCGACGGTGGCGAAGTGGCAGACCGCGGCCGACACCGCCTCCGGCAACGGGTGCAGCTTCAACGTCACCTCGGTCACCACGCCCAGCGTGCCCTCGCTGCCGACGAACAGCCGCGTCAGGTCGTAGCCGGCCGACGACTTGCGTGCGCGGGTGCCGGTGCGCAGCACCCGCGCGCCGTCGGCCTCGTGCGGCACCACCACCTCCAGCGCCAGCACGTTCTCGCGCATGGTCCCGTAGCGCACCGCATTGGTCCCGCTGGCGCGGGTGGCCGTCATGCCGCCCAGCGTGGCGTCGGCGCCCGGGTCGATGGGGAAGAACAGGCCGCTGTGGCGGATCTCGTCGTTCAGCCGCCGGCGGGTGACGCCCGGCTGCACGGTCACGGTGAGGTCCTCCGCGTCCAGCCGCAGGATGCGGTCCATGCGCGTGAGGTCCAGGCACAGGCCGCCCTGCAGCGCCAGGGTGTGGCCCTCCAGCGAGGAGCCGACGCCGTACGGGATCACCGGCACCCGGTGCGCCACCGCCTGCGCCACCGCGAAGGCCACCTCGTCGGTGCTCTCGCAGTACAACACCGCGTCGGGCGGCATGACGGGGTAGGGCGACTCGTCGCGGCCATGATGCGCCAGCACCGCGGTGGCGGTGCTGCAGCGCTCGCCGAAGCGCTGGCGCAGCGCGGCCAGCAGGTCGGCCGGCAGGTCCCTTCGTTCGGCGGGCAGCACGTGACCGGGCAGGGCGGCGTTCATGGCGGGTCTCCTTGGCGGCTCATGGGGCGGAGGACCCCACGGGCATTCTAGGAAGCGGGCCGCCGCCACCCGGCCCGATGCCCTCAGCCGCGCCGGGCCTTCACCGCGGCGCTCAGCACCGACAGCACCTCCGTGGAATCGTCCCAGCCCAGGCAGGCGTCGGTGATGCTGGTGCCGTAGGCCAGCTTCGCGGGGTCGTCGCGGCCCGGGGTGAACTTCTGCGCGCCGGCGTGCAGGTGGCCCTCCACCATCACGCCGAAGATGCTGCGGCCGCCGTGCGCCACCTGGCCGGCGATGTCGCGCGCCACGTCGAGCTGGCGCTGGTGCTGCTTGCTGCTGTTGGCGTGCGAGCAGTCGACCATCAGCGACGGCTTGAGCCCCGCGCCCTGCAGCGCCTCGCAGGCCGCCTGCACGCTGGCCTGGTCGTAGTTCGGCGTCTTGCCGCCGCGCAGGATGACGTGGCAGTCGGCGTTGCCCGCCGTCTCGACGATGGCCACCTGGCCGTTCTTGTGCACCGACAGGAAGTGGTGCGGCCGGGCGGCGGCCTGGATGGCGTCGGTGGCGATGCGGATGTTGCCGTCGGTGCCGTTCTTGAAGCCGATCGGCGCCGAGATGCCGGAGGCCAGCTCGCGGTGGACCTGGCTTTCCGTGGTGCGCGCGCCGATGGCGCCCCAGCTGATGAGGTCGCCGATGTACTGCGGCGAGATCACGTCGAGGAACTCGCTGCCCGCCGGCATGCCGAGGCGGTTGATGTCCAGCAGCAGGTGGCGCGCGATGCGCAGGCCTTCGTCGATGCGGAAGCTCTCGTCCAGGTACGGGTCGTTGATCAGGCCCTTCCAGCCGACGGTGGTGCGCGGCTTCTCGAAGTAGACGCGCATCACGATCTCCAGCGTGTCCGCATGGCGCTCGCGCTCGGCCTTCAGCCGGCGCGCGTATTCCAGTGCGGCCTGCGGGTCGTGGATGGAACACGGTCCGATGATCACCAGCAGCCGGTCGTCGGCGCCGTTCATGATCCGGCGGATGCGCTGGCGCGTCTCGCTGACCAGCGCCTCCACCGGCGTGCCGCGCACCGGGAAGAAGCGGATCAGGTGCTCGGGCGGCGGCAGCGGCGTCACGTCGACGATCCTCTCGTCGTCGGTCTGGCTGGTCTTGTCGGGCGCATGCCAGCCCTCCACGGCGTTGGAAGAAGCGGACTTGGGCGTCATCGTTCGAGCTCCTGCAGATCGGTGGAAGGCGGACGAAAAAAAACCGCCGGAGGGCATCCGGCGGTCTTGAGGAGGTGGGCTTGGCGCTTTGTCTACGCTCGGGCCTCTCCGCCGCCGGTGCGGTGCGAGAACCAAAAGTAGCCAAAGAAAAAGGCGAAGCGCATGGCCGCGAATGTAGCACGCGGGTTCTGCCCGGTGCTCACCCCCGCTTCAGGCGGTGCCGCCCACCGTCATGCGGTCGATGCGCAGCGTCGGCTGGCCGACGCCCACCGGCACGCTCTGGCCTTCCTTGCCGCAGGTGCCGACGCCGGTGTCGAGCTTCATGTCGTTGCCGATCATCGACACCCGGGTCAGCGCGTCCGGCCCGTTGCCGATGATGGTCGCGCCCTTGACCGGGTAGAGCACCTTGCCCTTCTCGACCCAGAACGCCTCGCTGGCCGAGAAGACGAACTTGCCGCTGGTGATGTCGACCTGGCCGCCGCCGAAGTTGGTGGCGTACAGGCCGCGGTCGATGCTGGCCACGATCTCGTCGGGCGTGCGGTCGCCGGCCAGCATGTAGGTGTTGGTCATGCGCGGCATCGGCACATGGGCGTAGCTTTCGCGGCGGCCGTTGCCGGTGGGCTTGACCTTCATCAGCCGCGCGTTCATCGCATCCTGGATGTAGCCGCGCAGGATGCCGTCTTCGATCAGGACGTTGCGCTGCGAGGGGCAGCCTTCGTCGTCGACGTTGAGCGAGCCGCGGCGGTCCGGCAGCGTGCCGTCGTCCAGCACCGTCACGCCCTTGGCCGCCACCCGCTGGCCGATCATGCCGCTGAAGGCGCTCGAGCCCTTGCGGTTGAAGTCGCCTTCCAGGCCGTGGCCGATGGCCTCGTGCAGCAGCACGCCGGGCCAGCCGGGGCCGAGCACGACGGTCATCTCGCCCGCCGGGGCCGGGCGCGACTCCAGGTTGGTCAGCGCGGCGTTCACCGCCTGCTCGACGTAGGCGTCGATGCGCTCGTCGGTGAAGTAGTTGAGGCCGAAGCGCCCGCCGCCGCCGCCCGAGCCCACTTCGCGCCGGCCGTTCGATTCGGCGATCACGGTGATGGACAGGCGCACCAGCGGCCGTACGTCGGCGGCGCGGGTGCCGTCGGCGCGCGCCACCAGCACCACGTCGTGCTCGGCGGCCAGGCCCGCCATCACCTGCACCACCCGCGGATCGCGAGCGCGGGCGCGCTTTTCGGCCTTCTCCAGCAGCGCCACCTTCTGCGTGCTGTCCAGCGTGCCGATCGGGTCGGTGGGCGCGTACAACACCCGGCTGCCGGCGGCCTGGCCATGGGCCGGCACCTTGATGCGGCGCGTCTGGCCGGCCGCCGCGATGCTGCGCACCGTGCGCGCGGCGTCGAGCAGCGCCGCTTCCGAGATGTCGTCCGAATAGGCGAAGGCGGTCTTCTCGCCGGCCACCGCACGCACCCCCACGCCCTGGTCGATGCTGAAGCTGCCGCTCTTGACGATGCCCTCCTCCAGGCTCCAGCCCTCGTGGCGGGTGGCCTGGAAGTACAGGTCGGCGTCGTCCACCTGGTGGCGGGCGATGGCGCGCAGCGCGGCGGTCAGGTGCGCGTCGGTCAGGCCGTAGGGCGCCAGCAGCGCCGCCTCGGCCACGGCCAGGCGTTCCAGGGTGGGTTCGCGGGAAATCATCGGCGGTCCTTCGCAGGCGGCACGCGCAGCACGGGCCGAGGCCATTCTAGGAGCCGGCGCCAGGGGCCGTCCTTCACAGATCTTTACCTTCAACCGCGTCGCTGTCCGACGGTGCCGCGGCGTTGAGCAGGGGCCGGCCGCGTTCACTTCCTCCATCACCGAAGGACATCCCATGAAGCGCCACGCCACCCCTTCCACCCTCCCCCTCCTGCTGGCACTGGCCGGCGCCGCCCTGGTCTTCTCAGGCTCGGTCGCGGCGCAGTCGACCACGGCGCCGCCCACAGCGCCCGGCACTGCAACGCCGGGCGTCGACAAGCGCCAGGAACTGCAGCAGCAGCGCACCGACCAGGGCGCGGCCAAAGGGCAGTTGACGCCGCAGGAACAGCAACGGCTCGAGCGCCGCCAGGGCGTCGTCGACAAGGCCGAGACCCGGGCCCAGGCGGACGGCAGCGTGACGGCGCAGGAACGTCGTCAACTGCACCGCATGCAGGACCGCAGCAGCCGCGCCATCCATCGTCAGCGCCACGACGGCCAGAAGGCCGGCGGCGGCTGACCCGAACCGGAGCGGTCTCAGCCCTCGACCGGCGGCTCGTCCCCGGCCGCGTCCCGTCGCAGCGCCAGCGCCCGCGCGTAGAGCGGCTTTCGGGGCCGGCCCGACAGGGCCGCCGCCAGATCCACCGCCTGCTTGAGCGGCAGGGCCTGCAGCAGGTCCGCCAGCGCCCGCTCGACGGCCGGCGGCAGCGCGGCGAGGGCCGTCGGCC
The sequence above is a segment of the Aquabacterium sp. J223 genome. Coding sequences within it:
- a CDS encoding FAD-binding oxidoreductase; protein product: MNAALPGHVLPAERRDLPADLLAALRQRFGERCSTATAVLAHHGRDESPYPVMPPDAVLYCESTDEVAFAVAQAVAHRVPVIPYGVGSSLEGHTLALQGGLCLDLTRMDRILRLDAEDLTVTVQPGVTRRRLNDEIRHSGLFFPIDPGADATLGGMTATRASGTNAVRYGTMRENVLALEVVVPHEADGARVLRTGTRARKSSAGYDLTRLFVGSEGTLGVVTEVTLKLHPLPEAVSAAVCHFATVDQAVQTTIRIIQHGIPIARCELLDAHAVRAVNRHDKLALRETPLLLMEFHGSPAGVQEQAAAVQALAMDEGGEDFDWATTPEDRTRLWTARHHAYFAALQMRPGCRAVTTDACVPISRLADCIGQTVQEADASGLPYFIVGHVGDGNFHVGYLIDPDRPEERERAEALNTALVRRALALEGTCSGEHGIGLHKMGFLREEAGDAALDLMRGIKRSLDPLGLMNPGKVFSSAPVPAPTSGGRRRPCR
- a CDS encoding 3-deoxy-7-phosphoheptulonate synthase, encoding MTPKSASSNAVEGWHAPDKTSQTDDERIVDVTPLPPPEHLIRFFPVRGTPVEALVSETRQRIRRIMNGADDRLLVIIGPCSIHDPQAALEYARRLKAERERHADTLEIVMRVYFEKPRTTVGWKGLINDPYLDESFRIDEGLRIARHLLLDINRLGMPAGSEFLDVISPQYIGDLISWGAIGARTTESQVHRELASGISAPIGFKNGTDGNIRIATDAIQAAARPHHFLSVHKNGQVAIVETAGNADCHVILRGGKTPNYDQASVQAACEALQGAGLKPSLMVDCSHANSSKQHQRQLDVARDIAGQVAHGGRSIFGVMVEGHLHAGAQKFTPGRDDPAKLAYGTSITDACLGWDDSTEVLSVLSAAVKARRG
- the tldD gene encoding metalloprotease TldD, which encodes MISREPTLERLAVAEAALLAPYGLTDAHLTAALRAIARHQVDDADLYFQATRHEGWSLEEGIVKSGSFSIDQGVGVRAVAGEKTAFAYSDDISEAALLDAARTVRSIAAAGQTRRIKVPAHGQAAGSRVLYAPTDPIGTLDSTQKVALLEKAEKRARARDPRVVQVMAGLAAEHDVVLVARADGTRAADVRPLVRLSITVIAESNGRREVGSGGGGGRFGLNYFTDERIDAYVEQAVNAALTNLESRPAPAGEMTVVLGPGWPGVLLHEAIGHGLEGDFNRKGSSAFSGMIGQRVAAKGVTVLDDGTLPDRRGSLNVDDEGCPSQRNVLIEDGILRGYIQDAMNARLMKVKPTGNGRRESYAHVPMPRMTNTYMLAGDRTPDEIVASIDRGLYATNFGGGQVDITSGKFVFSASEAFWVEKGKVLYPVKGATIIGNGPDALTRVSMIGNDMKLDTGVGTCGKEGQSVPVGVGQPTLRIDRMTVGGTA